A stretch of Sulfurimonas xiamenensis DNA encodes these proteins:
- the mltG gene encoding endolytic transglycosylase MltG, producing MNNKILISIKWIFKIVLIIILSFMYYLNKPINSPQIIYIPKGSINKIIAHLQSRNYNINKLDALLLRVIGSPQSGWIDIGTTCSTRGDFLYKLTTAKAALQNVTLIPGETTHIFLDQLADEFHLNRELLQKEYAVQSKYKEGLFVPNTYSLPMGITEEMIIKILLKESFLQMRDFSMKIFGTYNEKKWFHFVTIASIIQKESANIEEMPLVSSVIHNRIKKGMKLQMDGTLNYGKYSHIKVTSKMIKEDKTIYNTYLHSGIPPVPVCNVSFDAIKAAIFPAQTDYLYFVKSKNGAHTFSCNYSTHLTNINDATK from the coding sequence ATGAACAACAAAATACTAATAAGTATAAAATGGATTTTTAAAATTGTATTGATTATAATATTGTCGTTCATGTACTACCTAAATAAACCTATAAACTCCCCCCAGATTATATATATTCCAAAAGGTTCTATTAATAAGATTATAGCACATTTGCAAAGCAGAAATTACAACATAAATAAACTTGATGCGCTGTTGCTTAGAGTTATAGGATCTCCACAAAGCGGATGGATAGATATAGGAACTACATGTAGTACGAGAGGTGATTTTCTTTATAAACTTACAACAGCAAAAGCTGCACTTCAAAATGTTACTTTAATTCCTGGAGAAACTACACATATATTTTTAGATCAATTAGCAGATGAATTTCATTTAAACAGAGAGCTGCTGCAAAAAGAGTATGCAGTGCAATCAAAATACAAAGAGGGTCTTTTTGTCCCAAACACCTACAGTTTGCCTATGGGTATAACTGAAGAGATGATTATAAAAATTCTTTTAAAAGAGTCGTTTTTACAAATGAGAGATTTTTCAATGAAGATATTCGGAACATATAATGAGAAGAAATGGTTTCATTTTGTAACAATTGCATCAATCATTCAAAAAGAATCTGCCAATATAGAGGAGATGCCGCTAGTTAGTTCCGTTATACACAATAGAATTAAAAAAGGAATGAAACTGCAGATGGACGGTACGCTAAATTATGGAAAATATTCACATATAAAAGTAACTTCAAAGATGATAAAAGAGGATAAAACTATATACAATACATACCTACACAGCGGTATTCCACCTGTTCCAGTTTGTAATGTAAGTTTTGATGCAATTAAAGCGGCAATTTTCCCCGCACAAACAGATTATCTCTATTTTGTTAAATCTAAAAACGGCGCTCACACTTTTTCATGTAACTATTCTACACATTTGACCAATATAAACGATGCTACAAAATGA
- the fumC gene encoding class II fumarate hydratase yields the protein MSSRIEKDTMGEINVPKDAYWGAQTQRSIENFAIGEEKMPYEITRAFSYLKKAVALVNKDLGKLDPKKADAIAQAADDMLAGKLDGNYPLVVWQTGSGTQSNMNNNEVLANRATEILGGDFRVEKLVHPNDDVNKSQSSNDTYPTALHVAAVIAVETRILPAIAKLKSTLEQKSTQFDSIVKIGRTHLQDATPLTLGQEISGWVEMLNKCEKMAKDSLEAVRELALGGTAVGTGLNAHPELGERVAKKLTVLTGHTFVTAPNKFHALTSHDALVYAHGALKALAADMMKIANDVRWLASGPRCGIGEITIPENEPGSSIMPGKVNPTQAEAVTMVACQVMGNDATIGFAASQGNFQLNVFKPVIAYNFLQSCRLLADSIVSFNDNCAVGIEPVEEKIEHYLHNSLMLVTALNPYIGYENAAKIAKTAHKNNSTLKETAIELGLLSAEEFDKYVIPKNMIAPKA from the coding sequence TTGAGCAGTCGCATTGAAAAAGACACAATGGGTGAAATAAATGTTCCAAAAGACGCATATTGGGGAGCACAAACACAAAGGTCAATAGAAAACTTCGCTATCGGAGAAGAGAAGATGCCTTATGAGATAACAAGAGCATTTTCATATCTTAAAAAAGCGGTAGCTCTTGTAAATAAAGATTTGGGTAAATTAGATCCCAAAAAAGCAGATGCAATTGCACAAGCTGCAGATGATATGTTGGCAGGAAAACTTGATGGAAACTATCCTTTGGTTGTTTGGCAGACAGGCTCAGGCACGCAGTCAAATATGAATAATAACGAAGTTCTTGCAAACCGTGCTACAGAGATATTAGGCGGCGATTTTAGAGTTGAGAAACTTGTTCATCCAAATGATGATGTAAACAAATCTCAAAGCTCAAATGACACCTATCCGACAGCGCTTCATGTAGCGGCTGTTATTGCAGTTGAAACTCGTATTTTACCGGCTATTGCCAAGCTAAAATCTACTCTTGAGCAGAAGTCTACTCAATTTGATTCAATTGTAAAAATAGGGCGTACTCATCTTCAAGATGCTACTCCATTAACCCTTGGTCAAGAGATTAGCGGTTGGGTTGAAATGCTTAATAAATGTGAAAAAATGGCTAAAGATTCGCTTGAAGCAGTGCGTGAATTAGCACTTGGCGGAACAGCTGTAGGAACAGGTCTTAATGCACATCCTGAATTGGGAGAAAGAGTTGCAAAAAAATTAACAGTGCTAACCGGGCATACTTTTGTCACAGCGCCAAATAAATTTCATGCATTAACTTCTCACGATGCTTTAGTGTATGCTCATGGTGCTCTTAAAGCCTTAGCTGCCGATATGATGAAAATTGCAAATGATGTTCGATGGTTAGCTTCAGGTCCAAGATGCGGAATAGGTGAGATTACTATTCCTGAAAATGAGCCGGGTTCTTCTATCATGCCTGGAAAAGTAAATCCGACACAGGCTGAAGCCGTAACAATGGTTGCATGTCAAGTTATGGGAAATGATGCCACTATTGGTTTTGCAGCTTCTCAGGGAAATTTTCAGTTAAATGTTTTTAAGCCTGTAATTGCTTATAATTTCTTACAATCATGCCGTTTATTGGCAGATTCTATTGTTTCTTTTAATGACAACTGTGCTGTCGGAATAGAACCGGTAGAAGAAAAAATTGAACACTATTTGCATAATTCATTAATGCTTGTAACAGCACTTAATCCTTATATAGGATATGAAAATGCAGCAAAAATTGCTAAAACAGCGCATAAAAACAATTCAACTTTAAAAGAGACAGCAATAGAACTGGGTCTTCTCAGTGCTGAAGAGTTCGACAAATATGTTATACCAAAAAATATGATTGCTCCCAAAGCTTAA
- a CDS encoding AsmA-like C-terminal domain-containing protein, translating to MNDNIIINTILKIHFILISILLFIFLLLFSSFILLQNGIYIDGISSQNIKVKKLYIKWDEKISITAGEISIAKGETKKSFKIEYENYLRTLKNFLPFTSWFKEINIEKISLNSIDGIINYIDDKKSFVYFSSPDFTLHASLLPSNHLFHVKIDSFKYLNNDLNIDGDILLDAKKRLEFNTALNISIKDNAKFNLYAYSDTKKLSYKIESKEDIKNAKDIVDLFNLNPKIKYWVYDAIEMSSLSLKAFYGWFEYKNLDKAYLNLHAKAVANNLNYTYDKKVAPVLASSTELEFKNGVLSIRPQNAYSYNFFLDKSWLKIDFSKKEELLTLYLLFKGKVNKDLLTLLNRYRIKIPFVQKKGEVDTNLTLDINLRTLNVKAAGKFYAKEAQIEYLGLDIDIFDAYVFLNNTLVEVNNMGAKYKNIATSHVDLNFDAKKSKGELSFKFDAIDLKENNITLANPIKPFIATYTISPKQDYLKIDISTWKYKNQILHVDAIKLPFDIKNLTASIPYTKIESPKMGSASLSGDIFFQTKKADLNIKLLKIDYSDISLNKTSPSFHWIYEKNRSLITSKDPIILSIDNKKINIDNLIIDTTSEYIKVQNLDINFQNSVKSKISINYNLKNFTGVSTLQNIEIKDSEFGEIFKIDKNIELFIEKENNKISINSKEYDFEYTLSENDWIINLNSFEKIAPYSNLLRKYDLTNGNFKLEKTKNEKDINFSLNTDYKYKFLATEKEPIKSYTINGSFNKETNRIMLSVNDIVAIEIKDDIKIKADSAGINIKEVINFFTDKKSEKETKENIDLYFDANNSYLYLGNNRLVISDTMKLKYQNKDLRADLKYKEGSAVFKLGNDKMYLYGDKFNDQFMDKLFALSKFRGGSFEFYINGTIKEYNGTIYIKEATILDYKILNNILAFVNTVPSLVTFSLPGYNKNGIAAEKAYINFKFKDDIYKMSDIYLKSKEIEITGIGEASIEKNSINMDLNLKTDLGSSVSKIPLIGHILLGKETVSTTLKVTGALDNPDVSTQIAKDIAVAPFNIIKRTLMYPFELFKSEDKESE from the coding sequence ATGAACGACAATATTATAATCAATACAATTTTAAAAATCCATTTTATACTTATTAGTATTTTGTTGTTCATATTTTTACTGCTTTTTTCTTCATTTATACTTTTACAAAATGGTATATATATAGATGGCATATCATCCCAAAATATAAAAGTTAAGAAATTATACATTAAATGGGATGAAAAAATAAGCATAACTGCCGGAGAAATCAGCATTGCAAAAGGTGAAACAAAAAAAAGTTTCAAGATTGAATATGAAAACTATCTTAGAACTTTAAAAAATTTCCTACCTTTTACAAGTTGGTTTAAAGAGATAAATATTGAAAAAATATCTCTTAATAGTATTGATGGAATAATAAATTATATAGATGACAAAAAAAGTTTTGTATATTTTTCCTCCCCTGATTTTACCCTGCACGCATCTTTGCTGCCAAGCAATCATCTGTTTCATGTAAAAATTGATTCATTTAAATATTTAAATAACGATTTAAATATAGATGGGGATATTTTGCTAGATGCAAAAAAAAGATTAGAATTTAACACAGCTCTCAATATTTCAATAAAAGATAATGCAAAATTTAATCTCTATGCTTACAGTGATACCAAAAAATTATCATATAAAATAGAATCCAAAGAAGATATAAAAAATGCAAAAGATATAGTAGATCTCTTTAATCTTAATCCAAAAATCAAATATTGGGTATATGATGCTATAGAGATGTCAAGCCTTTCGTTAAAAGCTTTTTATGGGTGGTTTGAATATAAAAATCTTGATAAGGCATATCTGAATCTACATGCAAAAGCTGTAGCAAATAATTTAAATTATACTTATGATAAAAAAGTGGCACCTGTTCTTGCAAGCAGTACCGAACTGGAATTTAAAAATGGTGTGCTCTCTATCAGACCTCAAAATGCATATTCATATAATTTTTTTCTTGATAAAAGTTGGTTAAAAATTGATTTTTCAAAAAAAGAGGAACTCTTAACACTCTATCTGCTTTTTAAAGGCAAGGTCAACAAAGATTTGCTTACATTGTTAAATAGATATAGAATTAAAATCCCTTTTGTTCAAAAAAAAGGTGAAGTAGATACTAATTTAACACTTGATATTAATCTGCGAACATTAAATGTAAAAGCAGCTGGAAAATTTTATGCAAAAGAGGCTCAGATAGAGTATTTAGGATTGGATATAGATATTTTTGATGCTTATGTATTTTTAAACAATACATTAGTTGAAGTTAATAATATGGGTGCAAAGTACAAAAATATTGCGACATCTCATGTAGATTTAAATTTTGATGCTAAAAAATCCAAAGGAGAACTCTCTTTTAAATTTGATGCAATAGATTTAAAAGAGAACAATATAACACTTGCAAACCCTATAAAACCGTTTATTGCAACTTATACTATTTCACCAAAACAAGATTACTTAAAAATAGATATATCTACTTGGAAATATAAAAATCAAATTTTGCATGTAGATGCAATAAAATTACCTTTTGATATAAAAAATTTAACAGCCTCTATCCCCTATACTAAAATAGAATCTCCAAAAATGGGTTCAGCATCACTCTCTGGAGATATATTTTTTCAAACCAAAAAAGCTGATTTAAATATCAAGCTTCTAAAAATAGACTATTCTGATATATCTTTAAACAAAACATCTCCTTCTTTTCACTGGATTTATGAGAAAAACAGATCGCTTATAACTTCAAAAGATCCGATAATTTTAAGTATCGATAATAAAAAAATAAATATTGATAATTTAATCATTGATACAACTTCTGAATATATAAAAGTTCAAAATTTAGATATTAATTTTCAAAATAGTGTAAAATCCAAAATAAGCATAAACTATAATCTAAAAAATTTTACAGGAGTTTCAACTCTTCAAAATATAGAAATTAAAGATAGTGAGTTTGGTGAAATTTTTAAAATAGACAAAAATATTGAACTTTTTATTGAAAAAGAAAATAACAAAATTTCAATAAATTCAAAAGAGTATGATTTTGAATATACTCTTAGCGAGAACGATTGGATAATAAATCTAAACTCTTTTGAAAAAATAGCACCATACTCTAATCTTTTAAGAAAATATGATCTAACAAATGGAAATTTTAAATTAGAAAAAACGAAAAACGAAAAAGATATAAACTTTTCTCTTAACACAGATTATAAATATAAGTTTCTTGCAACTGAGAAAGAGCCGATAAAAAGCTATACAATAAATGGAAGTTTTAATAAAGAGACAAATAGAATAATGCTCAGTGTTAATGATATTGTTGCTATAGAGATAAAAGATGATATAAAAATTAAAGCAGATAGTGCAGGAATCAATATAAAAGAGGTGATAAACTTTTTTACTGATAAAAAGAGTGAAAAAGAGACAAAAGAAAATATTGATCTCTATTTTGATGCAAACAATTCTTACCTTTATCTAGGAAATAACCGGCTTGTAATTTCTGATACAATGAAATTAAAATATCAAAATAAAGATTTACGCGCTGACCTTAAATATAAAGAGGGAAGCGCTGTTTTTAAACTTGGTAATGATAAAATGTATCTTTACGGTGATAAATTTAATGATCAATTTATGGATAAGCTTTTTGCACTTTCAAAATTTAGAGGTGGTTCTTTTGAGTTTTATATCAATGGTACAATCAAAGAGTACAATGGCACTATCTATATAAAAGAAGCAACAATTTTGGATTATAAAATTTTAAACAATATTCTTGCTTTTGTAAATACTGTCCCTTCTCTTGTAACTTTCTCTCTTCCTGGATACAATAAAAATGGAATAGCTGCCGAAAAAGCATATATTAATTTTAAATTTAAAGATGATATATATAAGATGAGTGATATTTATCTTAAATCAAAAGAGATTGAAATCACCGGAATTGGTGAAGCAAGTATAGAAAAAAACAGTATAAATATGGATTTAAACTTAAAAACTGATTTAGGGAGTTCAGTCTCAAAGATACCTCTTATTGGGCATATACTCCTTGGTAAAGAGACTGTTTCAACAACCCTAAAAGTAACAGGTGCTTTAGATAATCCAGATGTTAGTACCCAGATAGCCAAAGATATAGCTGTAGCACCTTTTAATATAATAAAAAGAACACTTATGTATCCATTTGAACTATTTAAAAGTGAAGATAAAGAAAGTGAGTAG
- the mdh gene encoding malate dehydrogenase — MNQGKRVGIVGAGNVGATVAYSLAMLGSCHEIILRDNKIDVAKGKALDMSQAASAVRSHTVVSVAEEMSDLTNCDVVVVTAGSPRLPGMSRDDLLMINAKITKEVIEGVAKYSPNAIVIMVSNPLDAMTYVALKESGFERSRVIGMAGVLDSSRMASFIQEKLGYGGGQIRASVMGGHGDDMVPLPRYSTVAGVPLTDLLSSSEIDEIVARTRNGGAEIVSYLKTGSAYYAPAKSTAIMVEAILKDTKQIHPCAVYLEGEYGYSDVVSGVPVMLGTNGAEKIIEVTLDDMEKEMFKNSCNSVKSLIDTLNKNNFFEGE, encoded by the coding sequence ATGAATCAAGGAAAAAGAGTAGGAATAGTAGGTGCCGGAAATGTTGGCGCAACGGTAGCTTACTCTCTAGCAATGCTTGGTTCTTGTCATGAGATAATTCTTCGTGATAACAAGATTGATGTTGCTAAAGGAAAAGCGCTTGATATGAGTCAAGCTGCTTCTGCCGTAAGAAGTCATACAGTAGTTAGTGTTGCAGAAGAGATGTCAGATTTAACTAATTGTGATGTAGTTGTTGTTACAGCTGGCAGTCCAAGACTTCCTGGCATGAGCCGTGATGATCTTCTTATGATCAATGCAAAAATTACCAAAGAAGTTATAGAGGGTGTAGCCAAATATTCACCAAATGCAATAGTAATAATGGTTTCTAATCCATTAGATGCAATGACATATGTAGCATTAAAAGAGAGCGGATTTGAGAGAAGCCGCGTAATAGGAATGGCTGGAGTACTAGATAGTTCAAGAATGGCAAGTTTTATTCAAGAAAAACTTGGATACGGCGGTGGTCAAATCCGTGCTTCGGTAATGGGCGGACATGGTGATGATATGGTCCCTTTACCTCGCTACTCTACAGTAGCTGGTGTTCCTCTTACGGATCTTTTAAGTAGCAGTGAAATTGATGAAATAGTTGCTCGTACTCGTAATGGCGGTGCAGAGATTGTGAGCTATCTTAAAACAGGTTCGGCATATTATGCTCCTGCAAAATCAACAGCTATAATGGTTGAAGCAATTTTAAAAGATACAAAACAGATTCATCCTTGTGCGGTATATCTAGAGGGTGAATATGGATATTCTGATGTAGTTTCAGGGGTTCCGGTAATGCTTGGAACTAATGGAGCTGAAAAAATTATTGAGGTAACTCTTGATGATATGGAAAAAGAGATGTTTAAAAATTCATGCAACTCTGTAAAATCTTTAATTGATACATTAAATAAAAATAATTTTTTTGAAGGAGAGTAA
- a CDS encoding ABC transporter permease, which produces MKTSIVSYLVKRFLRFDSEQPFIFLSALLAFLGISLGVMVLIVAMALMNGFDNEFRKKLTIMNYPLTIIPKFYGAVNENLLLDLESKFPNLKFSPYVQSSVMARSGSKLEGGYIFGVDFKSEAEVNSVLKEAIKDKNFNKFDVLIGKSLKEELNLYSGDKLMYIFTHVEPGGMSVTPKIKRFNINGIFDSGLSAYDKAYSYTTLSSLQTMMHLPSNQYSGIHIFSGDPHNDILKIKKYLPQSVTIKGWWEDNVNFFAALELEKVSLFIVLMLIILIAAINIISSLLMTVMNRRSEIALLLSLGATSAEIKKVFLYLGIVIGISGILAGIVFGLSGLWILGTFDIIHLPKDVYPTSTLPLDLSLKDFLSIICGAFIIVVVSSFYPAKKASEVDILTVLRNE; this is translated from the coding sequence TTGAAAACATCTATAGTTTCTTATTTGGTAAAACGCTTTTTACGATTTGACAGTGAACAGCCATTTATTTTTTTATCTGCTCTTTTAGCATTTTTAGGCATTTCTTTAGGCGTTATGGTTCTTATAGTAGCCATGGCACTTATGAATGGATTTGATAATGAGTTTAGAAAAAAACTCACTATTATGAACTATCCTCTAACAATTATTCCAAAATTTTATGGAGCAGTTAATGAAAATCTGCTTCTTGATTTAGAATCAAAATTTCCAAATTTAAAATTCAGTCCTTATGTTCAATCATCCGTAATGGCAAGAAGCGGTTCAAAATTGGAAGGTGGATATATATTTGGGGTTGATTTTAAGAGTGAAGCTGAAGTAAACAGTGTCTTAAAAGAGGCTATCAAAGATAAAAATTTTAATAAATTTGATGTTTTAATAGGAAAATCACTAAAAGAAGAACTTAATCTTTATAGTGGTGATAAACTAATGTACATTTTTACACATGTTGAACCTGGCGGAATGTCTGTTACTCCCAAAATAAAAAGATTCAATATTAACGGTATATTTGATTCTGGGCTTTCTGCCTATGACAAAGCATATAGCTACACAACGCTTTCATCTCTTCAAACTATGATGCACCTGCCAAGCAATCAATATAGCGGAATTCATATTTTTTCCGGCGATCCTCACAATGATATATTAAAAATTAAAAAATATCTCCCTCAAAGTGTAACTATTAAAGGGTGGTGGGAGGACAATGTAAACTTTTTTGCAGCTTTAGAGTTAGAGAAAGTCTCCTTATTTATTGTTCTTATGCTTATTATTTTAATAGCTGCTATCAATATTATCTCTTCTCTTTTAATGACTGTTATGAACAGAAGAAGTGAAATAGCACTGCTTTTATCCCTTGGTGCAACATCTGCAGAGATTAAAAAAGTATTTTTATATCTAGGCATAGTAATCGGCATTAGCGGTATTTTAGCGGGAATTGTTTTTGGTTTAAGCGGTTTATGGATACTTGGTACATTTGATATTATCCATCTGCCAAAAGATGTTTACCCTACATCTACGCTTCCGCTTGATTTAAGTCTTAAAGATTTTTTATCTATTATTTGCGGAGCATTTATAATAGTTGTTGTATCCTCTTTTTATCCTGCAAAAAAAGCAAGTGAAGTGGACATCTTAACCGTTCTTAGAAATGAGTAG
- a CDS encoding NADP-dependent isocitrate dehydrogenase, producing the protein MSKIIWSKIDEAPALATYSLLPIVRAFTKAAGVEVELRDISLAGRVIATFPEYLTDDQKIADELAYLGKVAQEPEGNIIKLPNISASIPQLKECIAELQEQGYALPNYPENPETEEEKAIQAKYSTCLGSAVNPVLREGNSDRRAAAAVKNFAKKNPHKLRPFENPSKTYVTHMDGNGDFYANEQSVIVDGDQKVTINLNGKCLKEIDAVDKEVLDGTFMSARALQDFYQKSLDEAKANGVLWSLHLKATMMKISDPIMFGHAIKVFFKDVFAKYESEFKEIGVNANLGLGDLYKKLEKLPADKKTEIEAAIMATYDVQPPMAMVDSDKGITNLHASNDIIIDASMPVVVRDGGKMWNRDGKPQECVAVIPDSSYARFHQGMVDDCVKNGQYDVTTMGNVANVGLMAQKAEEYGSHPTTFEIAEDGVVEVKDAAGNVLMSHNVEAGDIWRMSRAKDIPIKDWVRLAVERARLTGNPAVFWLDENRAHDANLIKKVKEYLKEHDTSGLELPIMDVASAVAYTNARVREGKDTISVTGNVLRDHLTDMYPILELGTSAKMLSIVPLLAGGGLFETGAGGSAPKHVDQFLEEGHLRWDSLGEFLALAESLRYIEQKHPDANLKAVTEALDKANEAYLDNNKAPGRKAGEPDNKASHFYVAQYWAKALAESDNAELAAKFSSVAKALEENEAKIMEELLSVEGKPQDIGGYYHPDDAKTEAAMRPSATLNAIIDSI; encoded by the coding sequence ATGTCAAAAATTATTTGGTCAAAGATTGATGAGGCTCCGGCTTTAGCAACTTATTCACTACTTCCAATTGTTAGAGCTTTTACAAAAGCAGCAGGCGTTGAAGTTGAGCTTAGAGATATCTCACTAGCGGGTAGAGTTATTGCAACTTTCCCAGAATATTTAACAGACGATCAAAAAATCGCTGATGAGTTAGCTTATTTAGGTAAAGTAGCACAGGAGCCTGAAGGTAATATTATAAAATTACCAAATATTTCTGCATCTATTCCTCAGTTAAAAGAGTGTATTGCAGAGCTTCAAGAACAAGGATATGCGCTTCCTAACTATCCTGAAAATCCGGAAACTGAAGAAGAAAAAGCTATTCAAGCAAAATACTCTACATGTTTAGGTTCAGCAGTTAATCCGGTTCTTCGTGAAGGAAACTCAGACAGACGCGCTGCAGCTGCAGTTAAAAATTTTGCTAAGAAAAATCCTCATAAGTTAAGACCTTTTGAAAATCCGTCAAAAACTTATGTGACTCATATGGACGGGAATGGAGACTTTTATGCTAATGAGCAGTCTGTTATAGTAGATGGAGATCAAAAAGTAACTATTAACCTAAATGGTAAATGTTTAAAAGAGATAGATGCAGTAGACAAAGAGGTTCTTGATGGTACTTTTATGTCTGCTAGAGCTCTTCAAGATTTTTATCAAAAATCATTAGATGAAGCAAAAGCTAACGGCGTTTTATGGTCTTTGCACCTAAAAGCTACAATGATGAAAATATCTGATCCTATTATGTTTGGTCATGCTATCAAAGTCTTTTTTAAAGATGTTTTTGCAAAATATGAATCAGAGTTTAAAGAGATTGGTGTAAATGCAAACTTAGGTTTAGGCGATTTGTATAAAAAACTTGAGAAGCTTCCAGCTGATAAAAAAACTGAGATAGAAGCTGCTATTATGGCTACATACGATGTTCAGCCTCCAATGGCTATGGTTGATTCTGATAAAGGTATTACAAATCTTCACGCTTCTAATGATATTATTATTGATGCTTCTATGCCGGTTGTTGTACGAGACGGCGGTAAGATGTGGAATAGAGATGGAAAGCCACAAGAGTGTGTTGCAGTAATTCCTGATAGTTCATATGCAAGATTTCACCAAGGTATGGTAGATGACTGTGTTAAAAACGGTCAATATGATGTTACTACTATGGGAAATGTAGCAAATGTAGGTCTTATGGCACAAAAAGCTGAAGAGTATGGTTCTCATCCGACAACTTTTGAGATAGCTGAAGATGGTGTTGTGGAAGTAAAAGATGCTGCAGGCAATGTACTTATGAGCCACAATGTTGAAGCAGGAGATATCTGGAGAATGTCTAGAGCTAAAGATATTCCTATTAAAGACTGGGTAAGATTGGCTGTTGAGCGTGCTAGACTTACAGGAAATCCTGCGGTATTTTGGCTTGATGAAAACAGAGCACATGATGCAAATCTTATAAAAAAAGTAAAAGAGTATTTAAAAGAGCATGACACTTCAGGTCTTGAGCTTCCTATTATGGATGTAGCTTCTGCAGTTGCTTATACTAACGCAAGAGTAAGAGAAGGAAAAGATACTATTTCTGTAACAGGAAATGTTTTACGCGATCACTTGACTGATATGTACCCGATTTTAGAACTTGGAACTTCTGCAAAAATGCTTTCAATAGTTCCTCTTTTAGCGGGTGGCGGTCTTTTTGAAACAGGTGCGGGCGGATCTGCTCCTAAGCATGTTGATCAGTTTTTAGAAGAGGGGCACTTAAGATGGGATTCACTAGGTGAATTTTTGGCGCTTGCTGAGTCACTTAGATATATTGAACAAAAACATCCAGATGCAAATCTTAAAGCTGTTACTGAAGCTTTAGATAAAGCAAATGAAGCTTACCTTGATAATAATAAAGCACCTGGTAGAAAAGCAGGGGAGCCTGATAATAAAGCTTCTCACTTCTATGTTGCTCAGTATTGGGCAAAGGCTCTTGCAGAATCTGACAATGCAGAGTTGGCTGCAAAATTTTCTTCGGTTGCTAAAGCTTTAGAAGAAAATGAAGCTAAAATTATGGAAGAGCTTTTATCTGTAGAGGGGAAACCTCAAGATATTGGCGGTTATTATCATCCTGATGATGCAAAAACTGAAGCAGCAATGAGACCGTCTGCAACGCTTAATGCGATTATAGACAGCATCTAA